Within the Pseudomonadota bacterium genome, the region CAGCGGCAGGGTGCTGCTCGCGAAGGGAACGATTCTGACGCAGGAGGGGCTGAATGCGATCTTGCGCAAGTACTGGGGGCAGATCGAAGTCGAGAAGCATGGCGAGGAGCTGAAGACCATCGCCGAGCGTCTTGGACGTCAGATTGCCGCGATCGAGGAGCGCTTTCAGGAAAAGATCGGCAAGCTCTCGAAGGGAGATGAGCTGCCACCGGGTGTGATCAAGATGGTGAAGGTCTATATCGCCATCAAGCGTAAGCTGCAGGTGGGCGACAAGATGGCCGGGCGGCACGGTAACAAGGGCGTAGTAAGTCGTATTCTCCCCGCGGAGGACATGCCCTATCTGGCGGATGGAATGCCGGTGGATATCGTGCTCAATCCTCTGGGTGTGCCCAGCCGCATGAACGTGGGGCAGATTCTCGAAACGCATCTGGGTTGGGCCGGTTATCTGCTCGGAGAGCAGCTGCAGCATCAGTTGACTCGATCGACCGAGGAGCTGCGGTCACGGCTGAGGACCATTTTCAAGACCGGGAGTGTACGAGAGCTGATCGACGACCTCGATGTGGCAAGCCTGGTCGAGTTCAGGCGGGCGCTCGGAAAAGGTGTGCACCTGGCCACGCCGGTATTTGACGGTGCGACCGAGGCAGAGATCAGGGAGCTGCTCAGCCTGGCGAGTGTCAAGGCCAGCGGACAGACGCGTCTGTACGACGGTCGAACGGGCGAGGCGTTTGACCAAGAGGTCACGGTCGGGATCATGTATATGCTGAAGCTGCATCATCTCGTGGACGACAAGATCCACGCGCGCAGCATCGGGCCCTACTCGCTTGTGACGCAGCAGCCGCTGGGTGGAAAGGCACAGTTCGGTGGCCAGCGTTTGGGTGAGATGGAGGTCTGGGCCATGGAAGCCTACGGTGCCGCCTATGCGTTACAGGAATTCTTGACCGTAAAGTCCGACGATGTGCAGGGGCGAACGCGTATGTACGAGGCGATCGTCAAGGGTGACCACAGCTTGGATGCCGGGTTGCCCGAGAGCTTCAATGTGTTGATGAAAGAGCTTCAAGCGCTGTGCCTCAACATTGAACTCATAGAGACCGGAGGGACATCGCCCAAGGTCGACGATGTCCTTGCTGCGGAGGAGGAATAAGGGTCATGAAGGATATCTTCAGCTTTTTCGAGAAGCCCAAGGATCCACTTTCGTTCTCCGCCATTCGGATCTCGCTGGCGTCGCCGGAGAAGATCCGGCAGTGGTCACATGGTGAGGTGCGAAAGCCGGAGACGATCAACTACCGGACGTTCAAGCCCGAGCGTGACGGCCTCTTTTGCGCGAAGATCTTCGGGCCTGTGAAGGATTACGAATGTGTGTGCGGCAAATACAAGCGCATGAAGCACCGTGGAATCGTGTGTGAGAAGTGCGGTGTCGAGGTGATCCAGAGCAAGGTGCGTCGTGAGCGATTGGGCCACATCACGCTAGCAACGCCGGTAGCACACATCTGGTTTCTCAAGAGCCTGCCATCGCGCATCGGCGCGATCCTGGACATCAGCCTCAAGGAGCTCGAAAGGGTCCTGTACTGCGAAAGCTACATCGTGCTCGATCCCATGGAGAGCTCGCTGCAGCGCGGCGAGATCTTGAGCGAAGAACGCTACCAGCAGCTCGTCGACGAATTCGGCTACGACGGTTTCACGGCCAGCATGGGTGGTGAGGCGATTCTCGAGATGCTCAAAGCCGTCGACGTTCATGCGCTCGGGGAGGAGCTGCGAGGAGAGATGCGCGAGACGGCCAGCGAGGCCAAGCGCAAGAAGCTCTCCAAGCGCTTGAAGGTCGTCGAGGCCTTCCGGGATTCCGGGAATCGGCCCGAGTGGATGATGCTCACGGTCGTGCCTGTCCTGCCACCGGACTTGCGCCCGCTGGTGCCGCTGGACGGCGGTCGCTTCGCCACATCGGATTTGAACGATCTGTATCGCCGGGTGATCAACCGCAACAACCGCCTGAAGCGGCTGGTCGAGCTCAACGCCCCGGAAATCATCATTCGCAACGAACGGCGCATGTTGCAGGAGGCCGTGGATGCGCTGTTCGACAACGGACGACGCGGCAAGACCATCACGGGACCCAACAAGCGCCCCCTCAAGTCCCTGAGCGACATGCTCAAGGGCAAGCAGGGCCGCTTTCGGCAGAACCTGCTGGGCAAGCGCGTGGACTACTCGGGTCGCTCGGTCATCGTGGTGGGGCCCAACCTGAAGCTGCACCAATGCGGTCTTCCGAAGAAGATGGCGCTCGAGCTGTTCAAACCGTTCATCTACAACAAGTTGGAGGAGCGCGGCTACGTTACGACGATCAAGAGCGCCAAGAAAATGGTGGAGCGGGAGAAGTCCGAAGTCTGGGATATCCTCGAGGAAGTGATCACCGAGCACCCGGTGCTCCTGAACCGCGCTCCGACGCTGCACCGTCTCGGAATCCAGGCTTTCGAGCCGGTATTGATCGAGGGCAAGGCGGTGCAGCTTCATCCCCTGGTTTGCGCGGCGTTCAATGCGGATTTCGATGGCGATCAAATGGCTGTTCACGTGCCGCTTTCTGTCGAGGCACAGATGGAGGCCAGAGTGCTCATGATGAGCACGAACAACATTCTTTCGCCCGCCAACGGTCGGCCAATCATCAACCCGACGCAGGACATAGTGCTGGGGCTCTACTACGTGACGCGCGAGCGGCCCTTCGTGCACGGCCGCCACCGTCCGGGTAGCGAAAAGCATGGAGACTTCAGCGGGATCTACTCCTCTCCGGCAGAGGTCAGGATGGCCTACGACGCGGGAGAGGTGCACTTGCACGCGCGGATCCGGGCTCGCATCGATGGCGAGATCGTCGAGACGACGGTGGGGCGGGTCTTGGTAGCGGAGGTGCTTCCAAAGGGCGTCAGCTTCTCGCTGGTGAACAAGGTGCTCGACAAGAAGGCCCTATCGGTTCTGATCGACGCCTGCTATCGCAAGAGCCGCAACAAGAGCACGGTCCTGCTTGCCGACCGCCTGCGCACGTTGGGTTTCGATTCGGCCACACGGGCGGGCATATCGATCTGCATGGACGACATGGCCATTCCCGCAAGCAAGAAGGACATTCTTGCGAGATCGCAGCAGGACGTCGAGACCGTCATAGAGCAGTATCAGGAGGGGCTGATCACGGACGGTGAACGCTACAACAAGGTCGTGGACATCTGGGCGGACGCCGCGGATCGCGTGGCGAACGATCTGTTGGATGGCATAGGACGCGAAACGGTCGTGGATCCCAGGACGCAGGATAAGCGTGAGACTCCCTCCTTCAA harbors:
- a CDS encoding DNA-directed RNA polymerase subunit beta; translation: SGRVLLAKGTILTQEGLNAILRKYWGQIEVEKHGEELKTIAERLGRQIAAIEERFQEKIGKLSKGDELPPGVIKMVKVYIAIKRKLQVGDKMAGRHGNKGVVSRILPAEDMPYLADGMPVDIVLNPLGVPSRMNVGQILETHLGWAGYLLGEQLQHQLTRSTEELRSRLRTIFKTGSVRELIDDLDVASLVEFRRALGKGVHLATPVFDGATEAEIRELLSLASVKASGQTRLYDGRTGEAFDQEVTVGIMYMLKLHHLVDDKIHARSIGPYSLVTQQPLGGKAQFGGQRLGEMEVWAMEAYGAAYALQEFLTVKSDDVQGRTRMYEAIVKGDHSLDAGLPESFNVLMKELQALCLNIELIETGGTSPKVDDVLAAEEE
- the rpoC gene encoding DNA-directed RNA polymerase subunit beta' produces the protein MKDIFSFFEKPKDPLSFSAIRISLASPEKIRQWSHGEVRKPETINYRTFKPERDGLFCAKIFGPVKDYECVCGKYKRMKHRGIVCEKCGVEVIQSKVRRERLGHITLATPVAHIWFLKSLPSRIGAILDISLKELERVLYCESYIVLDPMESSLQRGEILSEERYQQLVDEFGYDGFTASMGGEAILEMLKAVDVHALGEELRGEMRETASEAKRKKLSKRLKVVEAFRDSGNRPEWMMLTVVPVLPPDLRPLVPLDGGRFATSDLNDLYRRVINRNNRLKRLVELNAPEIIIRNERRMLQEAVDALFDNGRRGKTITGPNKRPLKSLSDMLKGKQGRFRQNLLGKRVDYSGRSVIVVGPNLKLHQCGLPKKMALELFKPFIYNKLEERGYVTTIKSAKKMVEREKSEVWDILEEVITEHPVLLNRAPTLHRLGIQAFEPVLIEGKAVQLHPLVCAAFNADFDGDQMAVHVPLSVEAQMEARVLMMSTNNILSPANGRPIINPTQDIVLGLYYVTRERPFVHGRHRPGSEKHGDFSGIYSSPAEVRMAYDAGEVHLHARIRARIDGEIVETTVGRVLVAEVLPKGVSFSLVNKVLDKKALSVLIDACYRKSRNKSTVLLADRLRTLGFDSATRAGISICMDDMAIPASKKDILARSQQDVETVIEQYQEGLITDGERYNKVVDIWADAADRVANDLLDGIGRETVVDPRTQDKRETPSFNPIFMMADSGARGSNQQIRQLAGMRGLMAKPSGEIIETPITANFREGLTVLQYFISTHGARKGLADTALKTANSGYLTRRLVDVAQDAIVTEYDCETLDGVWVSKLEEGGEVVTTLGERVLGRIALEDIVDPVTGEVLVAHNEEIDEGRVRRVEEAGIDRVIIRSVLTCQARRGICVLCYGRDLARGYKVNIGEAAGVIAAQSIGEPGTQLTMRTFHIGGAAARGKIEQSSLTTRSDGTVKLENCRYIEKEDGSVVIMNRHAVLKVVDESGRERERYNLTYGAFLKVKDEQQIRRGAMLSEWDPYAIPLLTEASGVVKYGDIVEGVTMEEKLDEVTGLSRRVVIESRDPSARPRVSVKDPETGDTIEREGTPARYFLPVGANIIPQEGQSVEAGEIIAKIPRETTKTKDITGGLPRVAELFEARKPKDHAIVADIDGTVSFGKDTKGKRKLVLTPEIGDSKEHLFAKGRHLTVKEGDRVIAGEALMDGPANPHDILRVKGEKALSAWLVDEIQQVYRLQGVTINDKHIEVIVRQMLRRVRIKEVGDSTFLVDEQVEKGAFERENERVIARGGHPAVAEPLLLGITKASLSGDSFISASSFQETTKVLTEASISGKVDYLRGLKENVIMGRLVPAGSGLAAYKRFEVVVADSVSEEGIRRSEPAPVAMASEE